From a region of the Streptomyces sp. NBC_01454 genome:
- a CDS encoding acyl-ACP desaturase → MTIAPARHNGERGQAAWSDAQLLYALEEVVEKELNRHLKVAKEWMPHEYVPWSDGRNFPGVMEGEAWSVDQSKVSDIGRIALVVNLLTEDNLPSYHHEIASLFGRDGAWGTWVHRWTAEEGRHGIVMRDYLLTSRAVDPDELERFRMAHMSEGFESDNSHSMLHSVAYVAFQELATRISHRNTGHHSGDPVCDRMLARIATDENLHMIFYRNLLGAAFELAPDQTMCAVRDVVTGFRMPGHGMPGFERSAARMAIGGIYNMRIHHDDVLQPVLRYLKVLEIGGLGPAGLAAQEELGLYMDGLDGQARKFDERQAAILARRQAKRG, encoded by the coding sequence GTGACCATCGCCCCCGCCCGCCATAACGGAGAGCGCGGCCAGGCCGCCTGGAGCGACGCCCAGCTGCTCTACGCACTCGAAGAGGTCGTCGAAAAGGAACTCAACCGGCATCTGAAGGTCGCCAAGGAGTGGATGCCGCACGAGTACGTCCCGTGGAGCGACGGGCGGAACTTCCCCGGTGTCATGGAGGGCGAGGCCTGGTCCGTCGACCAGTCCAAGGTCAGTGACATCGGCCGGATCGCGCTCGTGGTCAACCTCCTCACCGAGGACAATCTCCCCAGCTACCACCACGAGATCGCCAGCCTCTTCGGCCGGGACGGCGCCTGGGGCACCTGGGTGCACCGCTGGACCGCGGAGGAGGGCCGGCACGGCATCGTAATGCGCGACTACCTGCTCACCAGCCGGGCCGTCGACCCGGACGAGCTGGAGCGGTTCCGCATGGCCCACATGTCGGAGGGCTTCGAGTCCGACAACTCGCACAGCATGCTGCACTCGGTGGCGTACGTCGCCTTCCAGGAGCTGGCCACCCGGATCTCGCACCGCAACACCGGGCACCACTCCGGTGACCCGGTCTGCGACCGGATGCTCGCCCGGATCGCCACCGACGAGAACCTCCACATGATCTTCTACCGCAACCTCCTCGGTGCGGCCTTCGAGTTGGCGCCCGACCAGACCATGTGCGCGGTGCGCGACGTCGTCACCGGCTTCCGGATGCCCGGCCACGGCATGCCCGGCTTCGAGCGCTCGGCGGCCCGGATGGCCATCGGCGGCATCTACAACATGCGCATCCACCACGACGATGTGCTCCAGCCGGTGCTGCGCTACCTGAAGGTGCTGGAGATCGGCGGCCTGGGCCCGGCGGGACTGGCGGCGCAGGAGGAGCTGGGGCTGTACATGGACGGCCTGGACGGCCAGGCGCGGAAGTTCGACGAGCGACAGGCGGCCATCCTCGCCCGCCGCCAGGCCAAGCGCGGCTGA
- a CDS encoding LysR family transcriptional regulator, with the protein MADWDLKKLHILRTLHERGTVTATAQALHMTPSAVSQQLTGLARALGVTLLEAHGRRVRLTDAAQLVLRHADAVFAELERADADLLGHLRGETGQVRVGAFATALPALVVPAVQELRRSHPGLSVVVRETEAEAAYELLAHGSVDLALSLAAHAPTPRDPRFSRVSLLADPLDVALPAGHRLAAEPGLRLADLADEPWIFGSSGPWSQITTTVCESAGFVPEQAHAAADWSAIWAMVAAGMGVALVPRMAMAGGIGGRAREGIASEGGAGEGGAREEAAGGGVALRVLRADRPRRHVIAAVRRGAEGAPGLARVLAALRRAAAAQAPEEPTVQLD; encoded by the coding sequence ATGGCCGACTGGGACCTCAAGAAGCTGCACATCCTGCGCACCCTCCACGAGCGGGGCACGGTCACCGCGACCGCCCAGGCGCTGCACATGACGCCCTCCGCGGTCTCGCAGCAGCTGACCGGGCTGGCCAGGGCGCTCGGGGTGACGCTGCTGGAGGCCCACGGCCGGCGGGTGCGGCTGACCGACGCCGCGCAGCTGGTGCTGCGGCATGCCGACGCGGTCTTCGCCGAGCTGGAGCGCGCGGACGCCGATCTGCTCGGCCACCTCCGGGGCGAGACGGGCCAGGTACGGGTCGGCGCGTTCGCCACCGCCCTCCCCGCGCTGGTGGTGCCCGCCGTCCAGGAGCTGCGCCGCAGTCACCCGGGGCTGTCGGTCGTCGTACGGGAGACGGAGGCGGAGGCCGCGTACGAGCTGCTGGCGCACGGCAGCGTGGATCTGGCGCTGTCCCTGGCGGCGCACGCCCCCACCCCGCGCGACCCCAGGTTCAGCCGGGTCTCGCTGCTGGCCGACCCGCTGGACGTGGCGCTGCCGGCCGGTCACCGGCTGGCGGCCGAGCCGGGGCTGCGGCTGGCCGATCTGGCGGACGAGCCCTGGATCTTCGGCAGCAGCGGCCCCTGGTCGCAGATCACCACCACCGTCTGTGAAAGCGCCGGGTTCGTGCCCGAGCAGGCACACGCCGCCGCCGACTGGAGCGCGATCTGGGCGATGGTCGCGGCGGGGATGGGGGTCGCGCTGGTGCCCCGGATGGCGATGGCGGGCGGCATCGGCGGCCGCGCACGGGAGGGCATCGCAAGCGAGGGCGGCGCAGGGGAGGGCGGCGCACGGGAGGAAGCCGCCGGCGGGGGAGTGGCGCTGCGGGTCCTGCGCGCCGACCGGCCGCGGCGGCATGTGATCGCCGCCGTCCGGCGCGGTGCGGAAGGGGCGCCGGGGCTCGCCCGGGTGCTGGCGGCGCTGCGGCGGGCGGCCGCCGCCCAGGCGCCGGAGGAGCCAACCGTTCAGCTGGACTGA
- the malQ gene encoding 4-alpha-glucanotransferase: MGRARLARLHGIATSYEPAPGRSVQIAGDTVVAVLAALGVDASTPHAVRTALAACEDGRDADLLPRTVVARPGRPPDLTGLPAGSVLRVETEAGATQDLGAPDPATLARLPLGIHELFARSPDGRSARAPLIVAPDRVPAPPGRSHGFLVQLYSLLSRQSWGMGDLGDLADLAAWSGRALGTGFVQLNPLHAAVPGPPTDPSPYRPSSRRFPDPVHLRIPHIPEYAQLTGAARAAADGLGARAAALRAGVLEGGAPIDRDAVWALKREALELLRKVPLSPGRRAAYCDFLAEQGQALEDHATWCAIAERHGPDWRGWPAELRAPRAEGVARLRPQLLDRIDFHCRLAWFTDQQLADAQRAAREAGMGIGLVHDLAVGVHPSGADTWAQQDAFAAGMSIGAPPDAFNARGQDWGLPPWRPDALAATGYAPYRELLRHLLRHAGALRIDHVMGLFRLWWVPEGRPPTEGTYVRYDGEAMLSVLALEAHRAGAAVIGEDLGTVEPGVRGTLAARGVLGTSVLWFERDYGNGAGEGADGPGGTEKAERAERAEVRAAEAGGPGAAATPEPARKAAPASAPQPAAPARILAPDEWRSACLATVTTHDLPPTAARLAGEDVALRERLGLLAGPPERERSRARYELAEWLRELTRRGLLPEGAADEEAAVRAVHRFLLRTPARMIGVWLPDAVGDRRPQNLPGTWDEYPNWRLPIAGPDGRPHTLEELAASPRLHALMRELSDGRL; this comes from the coding sequence ATGGGCCGCGCGCGGCTCGCCCGGCTGCACGGCATCGCGACCTCCTACGAACCCGCACCGGGCAGAAGCGTCCAGATCGCCGGCGACACCGTCGTCGCCGTGCTCGCCGCACTGGGAGTCGACGCCTCGACCCCGCACGCCGTCCGTACCGCCCTGGCCGCCTGTGAGGACGGCAGGGACGCGGACCTGCTGCCGCGCACCGTCGTCGCCCGGCCGGGCCGGCCGCCCGACCTCACGGGGCTCCCCGCAGGCAGTGTCCTGCGGGTGGAGACCGAGGCCGGCGCCACACAGGACCTGGGGGCGCCCGACCCGGCGACCCTCGCCCGGCTGCCGCTGGGCATCCACGAGCTGTTCGCGCGCAGCCCGGACGGCCGGAGCGCCCGCGCCCCACTGATCGTCGCGCCCGACCGGGTGCCCGCACCCCCCGGCCGCAGCCACGGCTTCCTGGTCCAGCTCTACTCCCTGCTGTCCCGGCAGTCCTGGGGCATGGGCGACCTCGGCGACCTCGCCGACCTCGCCGCCTGGTCCGGGCGCGCCCTGGGCACCGGCTTCGTCCAGCTGAACCCGCTGCACGCGGCCGTCCCCGGCCCGCCCACCGACCCGTCCCCCTACCGGCCCTCCTCGCGCCGCTTCCCCGATCCGGTCCATCTGCGGATCCCGCACATCCCGGAGTACGCCCAGCTCACCGGCGCCGCGCGGGCGGCGGCCGACGGGCTCGGCGCGCGGGCGGCCGCGCTGCGGGCCGGGGTACTCGAAGGTGGCGCGCCGATCGACCGGGACGCGGTCTGGGCGCTCAAGCGCGAGGCCCTGGAGCTGCTGCGGAAGGTGCCGCTCAGCCCGGGCCGGCGGGCCGCGTACTGCGACTTCCTCGCCGAGCAGGGGCAGGCCCTGGAGGACCACGCCACCTGGTGCGCGATCGCCGAGCGGCACGGTCCCGACTGGCGCGGCTGGCCCGCCGAACTGCGGGCACCGCGGGCCGAGGGGGTCGCCCGGCTGCGGCCGCAGCTGCTGGACCGGATCGACTTCCACTGCCGCCTCGCCTGGTTCACCGACCAGCAGCTGGCCGATGCGCAGCGGGCCGCGCGGGAGGCGGGGATGGGCATCGGGCTGGTGCACGACCTCGCCGTCGGCGTCCACCCCTCCGGCGCCGACACCTGGGCCCAGCAGGACGCCTTCGCCGCCGGGATGTCCATCGGGGCGCCGCCGGACGCCTTCAACGCCCGCGGCCAGGACTGGGGGCTGCCGCCCTGGCGCCCGGACGCCCTGGCCGCCACGGGCTACGCCCCCTACCGCGAGCTGCTGCGCCACCTGCTGCGGCATGCCGGTGCGCTGCGGATCGACCATGTGATGGGGCTGTTCCGGCTGTGGTGGGTCCCGGAGGGCCGGCCGCCGACGGAGGGCACCTACGTCCGCTACGACGGCGAGGCGATGCTGTCGGTGCTGGCCCTGGAGGCGCACCGCGCGGGCGCCGCGGTGATCGGCGAGGACCTGGGCACCGTCGAGCCGGGCGTCCGCGGCACGCTCGCCGCACGGGGCGTCCTGGGCACCTCCGTGCTGTGGTTCGAGCGGGACTACGGGAACGGCGCGGGGGAAGGGGCGGACGGTCCCGGCGGGACGGAGAAGGCCGAGCGGGCCGAGCGGGCCGAGGTGCGCGCGGCCGAGGCGGGCGGTCCCGGTGCGGCGGCCACGCCGGAGCCGGCCCGGAAAGCCGCTCCGGCATCCGCCCCGCAACCCGCCGCCCCCGCCCGCATCCTGGCGCCCGACGAGTGGCGCAGCGCCTGTCTCGCCACCGTCACCACCCACGATCTGCCGCCCACCGCGGCCCGGCTGGCCGGCGAGGACGTCGCGCTGCGCGAGCGGCTCGGGCTGCTCGCCGGGCCGCCGGAGCGGGAGCGCTCCCGCGCCCGGTACGAACTCGCCGAGTGGCTGCGGGAGTTGACGAGGCGCGGGCTGCTGCCGGAGGGGGCGGCGGACGAGGAGGCGGCGGTCCGGGCCGTCCACCGCTTTCTGCTGCGCACCCCGGCGCGGATGATCGGCGTCTGGCTGCCCGACGCGGTGGGGGACCGGCGCCCGCAGAATCTGCCCGGGACGTGGGACGAGTACCCGAACTGGCGCCTCCCGATCGCGGGCCCCGACGGACGCCCGCACACCCTGGAGGAACTGGCGGCCTCGCCACGGCTTCACGCGCTGATGCGGGAGCTGTCGGACGGCCGGCTGTAG
- the alc gene encoding allantoicase: MTSLPAGSHDPHANDAAPYGGGDPYADYRGGDFPFTSLVDLADRRLGAGVIAANDEFFAERENLLTPTPAVFAPERFGHKGKIMDGWETRRRRGADGEHPFPADHEHDWALIRLAAPGVIRGIVVDTAHFRGNYPQQISVEATALPGSPGPRELLADDVTWEELLPRTPVRGHAANGFAVDAERRFTHLRLKQHPDGGIARLRVHGEVVPDPEWLDVLGTLDLASVMHGGTVEDASDRFYSSPTQLIRPDLSRKMDDGWENRRRRVRGTNDWVRFRLAARGEIRAVEIDTAYLKGNSAGWAALYGCDAESADPADASAWFEILPRTALQPDTPHRFRLPRAATATHVRLDVFPDGGLARMRVHGELTDSGRAALVRRFDELSG; encoded by the coding sequence ATGACCAGCCTCCCTGCCGGCAGCCACGATCCGCACGCGAACGACGCCGCCCCGTACGGCGGCGGAGACCCCTACGCCGACTACCGCGGCGGGGACTTCCCCTTCACCTCGCTCGTCGATCTCGCCGACCGCCGCCTCGGCGCCGGGGTCATCGCCGCGAACGACGAGTTCTTCGCCGAGCGCGAGAACCTGCTGACGCCCACTCCCGCGGTCTTCGCCCCCGAGCGCTTCGGCCACAAGGGCAAGATCATGGACGGCTGGGAGACCCGGCGCCGCCGCGGCGCGGACGGCGAGCATCCCTTCCCGGCCGACCACGAGCACGACTGGGCACTGATCCGCCTCGCCGCCCCCGGCGTGATCCGCGGCATCGTCGTCGACACCGCCCACTTCCGCGGCAACTACCCGCAGCAGATATCCGTCGAGGCCACCGCGCTGCCCGGCAGCCCCGGCCCCCGGGAGCTGCTCGCCGACGACGTGACGTGGGAGGAGCTTCTCCCGCGCACGCCGGTCCGCGGCCACGCCGCCAACGGCTTCGCGGTCGACGCCGAGCGCCGCTTCACCCACCTCCGCCTCAAGCAGCACCCCGACGGCGGCATCGCCCGTCTCCGGGTCCACGGCGAGGTCGTACCCGACCCGGAGTGGCTCGATGTGCTCGGCACCCTCGACCTGGCCTCCGTGATGCACGGCGGCACCGTCGAGGACGCCTCCGACCGCTTCTACTCCTCGCCCACCCAGCTCATCCGGCCCGACCTGTCCCGCAAGATGGACGACGGCTGGGAGAACCGCCGCCGCCGGGTCAGGGGCACGAACGACTGGGTGCGCTTCCGCCTCGCCGCCCGGGGCGAGATCCGCGCCGTGGAGATCGACACCGCGTACCTCAAGGGCAACTCCGCGGGCTGGGCGGCGCTGTACGGCTGCGACGCGGAGTCGGCCGACCCGGCGGACGCGTCGGCCTGGTTCGAGATCCTGCCGCGCACCGCCCTGCAGCCCGACACCCCGCACCGCTTCCGGCTGCCGAGGGCCGCCACCGCCACCCATGTCCGGCTGGACGTCTTCCCCGACGGCGGCCTGGCGCGGATGCGGGTGCACGGTGAACTGACCGACAGCGGCCGCGCCGCCCTCGTCCGCCGCTTCGACGAGCTGAGCGGCTGA